A single genomic interval of Cygnus olor isolate bCygOlo1 chromosome 17, bCygOlo1.pri.v2, whole genome shotgun sequence harbors:
- the HSPB8 gene encoding heat shock protein beta-8: MADSQLPFSCHYPGRRSVRDPFREPGLTSRLLDDDFGMSPFPGDLTADWPDWARPRLTTTWPGPLRAGMARASAMAPGYGARFGGYPESRSPVPASREPWKVCVNVHSFKPEELTVKTKDGYVEVSGKHEEQQVEGGIVSKNFTKKIQLPYEVDPITVFASLSPEGLLIIEAPQIPPYQQYGEGGCGSEIPVESPEATCA, from the exons ATGGCCGACAGCCAGCTGCCCTTCTCCTGCCATTACCCCGGCAGGCGAAGCGTCCGCGACCCTTTCCGGGAGCCCGGCTTGACCTCACGCCTCCTGGACGATGATTTCGGCATGTCGCCCTTCCCCGGGGACCTGACGGCAGACTGGCCCGACTGGGCTCGGCCCCGGCTCACCACCACCTGGCCAGGCCCGCTGCGTGCCGGCATGGCCCGCGCCTCCGCCATGGCCCCCGGCTACGGCGCCCGCTTCGGGGGGTACCCCGAGAgccgcagccccgtgcccgcGTCCCGCGAGCCCTGGAAGGTGTGCGTCAACGTGCACAGCTTCAAACCCGAGGAGCTGACGGTCAAAACCAAGGACGGCTACGTCGAGGTGTCAG GCAAACATGAGGAGCAGCAGGTGGAAGGAGGCATCGTCTCCAAGAACTTCACCAAGAAAATCCA GCTGCCCTACGAGGTGGATCCCATCACCGTCTTTGCCTCCTTGTCGCCGGAGGGGCTGCTGATCATCGAGGCACCCCAGATCCCCCCATACCAGCAGTACGGTGAGGGTGGCTGCGGCAGTGAGATCCCCGTGGAGAGCCCCGAGGCCACCTGTGCCTGA